The following DNA comes from Lynx canadensis isolate LIC74 chromosome C2, mLynCan4.pri.v2, whole genome shotgun sequence.
AACCTTCCAGAAATGCCTGGTAGGCCCCCAGGCAGGCTACTCAACCTTCCTGAAACTTCGTTCTTAACAGATGAATAATAATATCAGCGCTTCACAGCCTCATTCTAAGGGTCAACAAGATATATATGGAAAGCACTTACAAAGGTACCTGGTACATTAAAAATGCTCCCTAGgttgtggttattattatttttattatgtgctAGCATGGTCTTAAGGCCcctaattatataatttaaagagACAGGTACATTGTTGAATCTCCTTGGATTCTGCATTCAGCGTTAAGTGCCCTTAAAACAATGACTACACatgaaataaatgtagaaaaaaatcttttttccagTGGAGAAAATCTCTAGTATCATggaaatttaatattttgttcaaTAGACTCACTACTatttacagaaaagaagacagtatatttttttaattaaaagtgttTATTGGCTATTGACTTTAATAGACTTacattaaaggaaagaaacatttttttcaaatgtgctaATAAGAAAAAGACCCAGAAAAATGAACAATGCTGGGGAGAATATTCAGTGTTTTGAACATAAATAAAACTCATAAATTTTATATGGATTCTGGgatatttattaatattcctCCAACAAAGGATTTGACATTGAACAGGAATACAAACATATGAATAAGTCTAATCTATTTCAAAGCAATCAGCTTTTTGAGAGCAGAAACTCTTTCATAAGTACCCTTGCCATTCATGGCAGAGAGATTATAGGAATGCTATGAACCTTCCTAaaccattaataaaagaaaaacatatagatacccaacacataaaaatatagtaaCCACATAATAATTAAACACAATGTTCAGTAATGCCCACTGAAATgaacaaatagcaaaatatattctaataatgtaaaacaaatatattccatgctcctATAAAAACAAAGGCATCTTTTTGGTTCTGTTGTTTTTACAAAAACTGTGTGTGTACAcaagtgtatatatattcttacagaaaacatgacaaatatagaaaagcctaaagaaaatgaaaattacctGTCGCACCATCAACATGAATGTCACTCTTTTGGTGAGAGCAGAAAACTCATAGAATCAGAGATGCCCCAAGAAGATTTCACAGCCTCAGGATCTGATGCCAATTCACCAAGCACTTCAGAATTCACAGGCTAACCTCTTTCAAGGCTCGCAAACTTCTCTACTATTGCCCGATTCTAGCATTTTGCCCACTGCATTTTTCACCAGGCCAACAGTGATCAATAAACCAGGACACAAGAAGGCTGCCTCCAATCTAAAACTTTTTGCTCCCCAATCATTAGAGCTGGATGGAATTTTAGAAGGTCATGTGGTGCTATCCACCATACCTGTCCCTGTTTGTTCAGGAGGAAATAGGCAAGgggaggttaagtgatttgctcagGTGTCACAGCTGAGTAGAAGTGAAACCCAATCTTGTAATTGCCAGGCCAGGGCTCCATCCAAGTGGGCACATAGTGAATGATGTGCAGTGATGGGGCTACACTTGTTATGTGCTTAGACTATTAATGAGCCCAGGGTAGACCATACTGGATCTGTATGACCAGACAAAAACATCTGGGCAAACTTTTCGGCTCATAACAGGCCACTGCATGGACATAGACAACGTGGTCAAATGAAAAGAGTGTATCCTCGGCCAACTGATCATAGGAGAAATGTGTGAGCCCCACATTCCATGAAGATGTGAGCCTGGTTAAGTCCCAAGAACCTTTTCTGACTGACTGCAGTACTGGAGCAGGTTGGAAGGCAGAAGTGTCCAAGAAGGCCCTGAGAATATAAGAATTAAAACTAGGAAGCTCTTAAATCAGCTAGATGCCTTTTACAGTCAACAGCCATATGTCTACAGAAGTCATGCTGCTCATGACCAATCATCTCCTTTCCAGCTCTAATCTAATTCAACGAACCCACACAATCTCATCAACCCCACTTCAAGGCTGTCCCTTCTCACCTAAAGCTTTCGTCTTTGACTAAACGAATCTCCATTGACTAAAAGAGTTagcactgaggggcgcctggatggctcagtcagttaagtgtctgactcttgattttggctcaggtcatgatctcatagttgtgagatcaagccccgtatcaggctctgcattgagcatggagcctgcttaagattctccctctccctctgcccctgcccccacatgCGCaaacatgcgctctctctctctctctctctcaaaaaaaaaaaaaaaaaagttagcattGAAATATTAAAGGTCATGGTTTAATTCTTTCTGATCAGTTGGGGTCACTTAAGTCTTTATAAGAAATCTCCTTTCTCATGGAGGCAGAGTTTGATACAAACATTCCTTATTTGCGTACACCTtattctcaaatacaaataattaaagcTAAGattgtttctccttctcttcttcctgtgtgACAACAGTGGGGCGGTCTCAGTGTGAAAAGTCTGATTTGTGTATGCCAGGTCTCAAGACGCTTGCCTGCGGATGAGCTCTTTCAACTGTGCCAGTCTGTCACTTCTTAGTGCTTCCCGGATGGAGTGGAAAAAACCAAAATAGTGTTCAAAGTTGTGCATCATAAGCAGGACTCCAGCCAACAGCTCGTTGGTCACCAGCAGATGGTGGATGTACGCACGAGTATGATTCTTACAGCAGTAACAGGAACACCCTCTCACAAGTGGATCAAAGTCCTCCTGGTACCTGAGAAAGGAAGTTACAACAATATTCCAGTAAGTGAGGAATATAAGAAATCTGCTATCTATTCTGCTGGTATATAACCAATAGTTAATAACATCACTGGCAAATGTAGTGCCGGTCACCTGCTTAAGATGACAACGAAGTGAAAAGTtaacacagagcatgagtcaggagACTCGGGAGTCTTCTTCTGACAGATATAACCTCCTGGACTGAGGCTTACACAGGAGCATCAGGAGAGTCACGTGATCACTCCCTCATGCCGAGCTTTGTCGGTCACACTGCAAAGGCACACAATGATAGCAAACACTGTTCTGATGAATGACACTTTTTTCCCACTTGCCACCAGAACTAGGACCCGAAGACACAATATGACCTTTCACTTGCATAGATTCCTGtggtttacaaagcactttgaCAAAGACTGTCTCACTTAATCTCTgcccgtggcgggggggggggggggggggggggtcaagagGACGGGTTTGATGCTACCACACCTAGGTTTGATGCCTTGCTCGACTCActcaggcaagtcatttaacctccctCTGTGTCTTTACTTTTTCATCTGTAATGGGAATAAGtgtaataacagtacctaccttaGAGACTTAttgcaagaattaaatgagttgatataGCAAAGGATTTGGACACTGCTGGACACATACTAAGCACTACATGTGTCACTTTTTATCAGCTTTTAAGTTAAacaacttgaccaaggtcacagagtCAAGAGCAGTGCTAGGATCTGAACTTTAGGTCTAGTGCTGACAATAAGAAAACTGCAATTTCCAGTTAAATCTATAATGTAAGGGAATTTTAGTAGTAACCCATTTATATTACCctagcattttaaaaacagcaatgaaTCTCCTTGGCCATTTTCCAAGAAGTTAAATGTGGTAAACATCACCATTTCAGACCTACAATCAAGAAGCCCCTGTAGAATATAGATTAGACCTAggattttcatattctttcataaattttcaaGTCTGTACTATTACTAGAAAGACATAAGTAAGTCTAAATCCCTAGAGTGTTCCTTTACATAAGACCAAAAACACGCCAGCACAGAAGTGAGAGTACCAAACTCACAGAAAACCCCCTCACTGGTTCACTAATAATTACCACTTTAGGCCAAATACAAAGTTACAAGATCTCTTAGTTCATTCTTTATAGAGGGAAATCTTTTATTAAGATTTATAATCTGTATATAACCAAGATGACCTAAGTTCCTTAGAATTTAAacactttgttgttttttatcttgaaatCTTTATCTTGCTCTGTCATTATTTAAAGTAATTGGAAAGAGTAGAAGACACCAGACAATGTATTTGGCCTAATGTTTCTGACAGCTCTTCTAAAACAACAGTTATCTAGCCTCGGTTTTCTGACAAGACAAAGTACACAAATTCatctgcagaaaaaaaagagtttttctgGAACTGAATTTGAGAAGGCCCAAATAATATccaactataaatattttatgaagtcaTAAACTGAAAAGGGAACAgttacataaacttttaaaacagactgaaattaaaaagtcagacatcaaaatccaaacttaaaaaaattccttactttttttccttcagattaaTTTCAAATGATGTAATTTCTTGGTTGCAActggttgttttaattttctttgtttgatctgtgtattttatttcttcctgtatcCCATTTTGTTGTGATACTAAAGGACAAATCAACAAAAAGTCTTGAATGAAAATCAGATAAAGAGTGGCCATTGGGAGATTTTTATTCTAGTTACTATTTTATGCCCTTTGACTCTGTAATTCCACTCAtgagaatttatcctaaggagATGACACAAGGAAAGTAGTAATATGGACCAAGATGATCACTGACATTCTCTAGATTATCAAAACTTGGAGATTCAACAATGTCTAAGCAAACTATGGTTACAAGTATGTAATATATAATCTTACTGTCAAGGAATGATTTTAAGAAAacagggagtgtgtgtgtgtgtgtgtgtgtgtgtgtgtgtgtgtgtgtttggaggggggtggaaatcttttttttttttttaatgtttatttatttttgagagacagagacagaatgcaagtgggagaggggcagagagacagggagacacagaatctgaagcaggctccaggctcccagctgtcagcacagagcccgacacggggcttgaactcaccagctgtgagatcatgacttgagccgaagtcggaaactcaaccgactgagccacccaggagcccctggaagcgggtggatgtgtgtgtgttgggagttATGTCTCATCAAAATGTACATGCAAATTGTGCTTTGTAACTGCCTATGTTCCAAATAGATTAAAAGTagaatatagttttaatttatgtattctgTATGGAGTCCCTGGAAGGAACTCAGATTATCCAGAACTAAATTGGGACTTGAGTTGTTCCCCTGAACTCTTTAGAAAAGaatgttcctggggcgcctgggtggctcagtcggttaagcatccgacttcggctcaggtcatgatctcacagtccgtgagtttgagccccgcatcgggctctgtgctgacagctcagagcctggagcctgtttcagattctgtgtctccctctctctctgcccctcccctgttcatgctctgtctctctctgtctcaaaaataaataaacgttaaaaaaaattaaaaaaagaaaaaaaagaaaaaaaaagaaaagaatgttcctGGATTTATAAGAGAAACACCAGTTACTATGCAAAGAGCCAGCTGTCTTGAACAGGGGCAAGCAGAGAAGTATTACTGGGAAGGAGTAGTAACAAGTTCAGGGTTGGCCCAAGGAGAATAAACAGATAGCACTAAGAAGATAATTTTGTCCagatcaaaggaaagaaagaagtgaccTCAGCATTGAGGCTGTTATAATTTTGCTGCCATGAATTTGTATGCTGATGTGGAAAACTGCAATAACACCCTGGCTTTTTGCAAAATTCTTGTCACTAGGGGGAACTATATTAGTTCCTATACAGGCAACTTACTCCTTTGCAATTGTCACTTTGTAATTGGCAAAAGACTTTAActtactatacacacacatacacaaatatgatTATTAATAATACTTTAATGGAAAATGTTCAAACTGTTTCAGTTTTCCTAATCATGAAGAAACACCTTTCTCTAGCCAAAAAGGAACTTGTGTGTTCCTGAGAATTCAGTATCGGGTTCTTTGTAGAGTTTTATATATTCATGGTACAGAATAACAGTTACCCATGTCTTTATGGAAATAATTAAGCTTGTAAATGAACATTTATAGAGTTTGTGGTATGCTTTTTCATCAGCATACATTATATTATGGTCAGTTTAAAGGACAGTAAAACTGACCTTCTATATATAAGAATTTGAGCAAACCAATTTGTTTCCAGAATAATCCAATTTCGGTTAATGGTTAGTTTGCTTTATAAAACTATAACATCTTCTGGATGAAATTTTAATAACTTCTGGGGAATAAAGTGAACCTTTAAGAAGTCTCTGGCCTGAGTTCAATGTAAGGCTGGTGGTGACGGAGGGGCTCAAAGGACAGCAGGAAGCGGGAAGGGAGAGCCCCTTGCGAAGGCCAGCGGGCAGACTGGGCATGCAACAGCCACCTGAGAAACTGGGACCCCAGCCCGACGCCCATAGCCCATATCCCAGTTCTTTTCCTActgtcagttaaatgtcagactctggAACTGATTTTCTTGACTTCtaactaaacaataaaaaaagatggtGGTACTTCAAAGCAATATTAGCAGAGGAAAACAGCTTTCACATCTCTGTGAAAAACCCAAAAAAGCAAAAGTGACACTAGGATCAGATGGGGTAAGACTCTTCTGTATTTTGATAGCATGGCCTTGGCAAAAAGCAGACAAGAACTCTTTTGTGAAAAACTGAGTTAACTTTTAGTAAGCAGTTAAAAGGTTTTCTGTTCTTAGATTTTCATCACTATTCACTCTGaatgttcttttttcaaattgttaatagaaagtgttttgtttttcttggttctgCTCACTATAAAATCACTTCCAAATAATTGATGAGCTACAGGGATAGCACTAAGAACCGACCGGGTTTTGTGTGCCAACATGCCAGAGCGtatagataagaaagaaaaatgtagttttataAAAGGCTGATGTTACAGTATGCACATATCTCTGGCTTGTGACTCAAgccaaaaatgaagaggaaatagaaGATACTTGAGGCTATCACAGAGACTAACTTCAGAAAACCTACACGTCTCTTCAGGGTTCGGCTGGTAATCAAAGCTGAAAGTCAGGGCACATCCCCGCTCTGTCACTTGATAAGGGAAGAAACTCTCAAATAAGTCCACTCCTCTTTCAATACACTCGAGCACCTCATCTGGTCGGCTGACTCCACAGATGAGCCTGTGAAAACAACAGTAGGAACACTGACGTGAGGACAATGCCAGACTGTGTAGCAGGCAACAGATAATAAGGTGTGGTGGAAAGAATGCAGGACTTGGGCAGCAGAGGGACCTGGGCTCGAATCCCAGTTCTGCCCTTTATTTActtactgtgtgactttaggGAGGTTTCTTAACcattctgggtttttgttttctaactttaaaaacaaaagcataatacATAGCTCACAGATGTGTTGCGAAGATTAAGGAGTTAACTGTAAAAACACACAGAGGAGTTTCGAGTCCCAAAGAGAAGTTCAATAAAGTTAGTTTCCTTCCCCCGCCAATTCCTTCTGAACAGCCTCCCTAGTCTTCAACTGAACTTTACAGTCTATCTATCCactacacagatttttttttaagggggcaAAGCTATAGGTCAACTAtacttcacaatttttaaaagattaaaaaacaaaaaaagtacaaagcTGTGTGCTTTATTTCCCCCTCAAATACTTTCCATGTCTTAACTGTATTTTAcctatagtttcttttttataattggtTCAACAAAGACATTTTTATCTGTTGTATTCTTCATAGGTTCATTTACAAAGCAACTCTTGCTCTCAGAATTTGAACTCTGCCCACAGGATCTAAAACTCTATTtggctttattcttctttgtattttctccatTAATAAAAAGTCTACATGGAATGAGGTGGTATTTTCAGAGGTAATGGGTAAGGCATTCTGGGAGGGTTAATCACACTCAACCAGGTTTTGCCACTAAAACAAGAAGGGGAGACACCCTGGATCAGGGTTGGCTGCTGGCTGCTtttcttagtttgtttttctaCCCACAGTCCCTTTTATGAACTGGCAGAGAAAAGCTAACAGACTCCCTGATTTCTAAGAGAAGTCCAAAAAAATCTTATGTAATATTAAACAACcagaacatttatatatatgactACAGTTTCCTTCAACTAATGTTTTAGAACTCCTCTCCAACTAAAGACAGCATTTCTACACACATATAGGATGAAAAACAATCCCAGCACTCAAATCCAGTAACAGACATCTGTGAGCATTTAGCTCAAAGAAGTCTAGAAAATGACTGGAAATACTAGTGCTGGACTGCTATCTGCACCAGAACAAGATAATCACAGGAGGGGGAACAATGAACACAAGAGAACCAGGTTAAAACGATGGGGGAAGTTCTGGCTGCACTGGCAAAGGGTTGGTGGTTCTGGCTGTTCAACTCTGTGTTACAGGGCTGTATACATGTGTAAAAATTCATCACGCTGTCCATAAGATTCATACACTTTATTGCAAGTTatcctgggatttttttaaagtggtaaaatttacatatactATATAGCATCCAACAGCCTGAGAGGTATAAAGCAGCATCCCATAATCAAACCTCTAAACATATGTGTAGggaaaaaagcataaatattcACACCACGTTGGACAAAAACTagagattaaaaagcaaaacaaaacaaaacaaaaagaaaaatggcagtaGTATAATAAGAAAGACATCAGCTGTACTTAGAACCTTAGGATTTTTAGCTTTAAATCTTGTAGATCACCTCTCTACACCAGTACATACTGAATCCTGTTTATGGAAAGAACTAGTCCCATTAATGATGCCAGTACccttgatttcaaaaaaaaatgacagttacTACATGCCTCAAATCTAAGAACTTCTTCCAGGTTCTTATTATTACAGCCCACCTTCGTTCTGCTAGGCACCCCCGATCTGTCCTCAACTTCCCTTGATTAAGGCCACAGTCCTATACGACTTTATTCCTGTCCCCAGGGGCCATGTTATAATGAAGAATATTTGCACTTGGCACAAAAATGAAGGGAAACAGTATAACACCTGCCCTCCCTTATGAGGATCAAATAAACTAGTTCACATGACAATTGTCCTTGTCTATATTCTGAAATCAAAGGCAGGACAGCTGTGATGGAAACTCTTCCCACAGTCAGCCTGAGCAGATTCAGCCCAGAAAAGGCATAATCAGTTCATCAAAAGACATGCCCATGTAGAGACTCGGCATAATACACAATCACCAGCACCCCTGCATTGAAGCCCACGAAACTTGGCCTGCGTCCTAACTGAACACTAGCCTGGGTTTGTCCTCCGGCAGCTCTGCAGTGACTGATGACAGCAAGTACAGTCTAgtttccagggttgtgggattccCTTGAAAGCCATCCAGAAGGAAGCCACCTACGGGCCGCTTGGCTGTCTCTCGTGCTGACCTCAGTCTCTCCTCCATCACATCTCCACCTTCAATCACACCAATGATGGTACTTTTCCGAAGGACCTACAGGAAGAAAAGACTGGATGCTTTAACTGTTTCCAGTAGTGGAAACCTTCGTTTAAAAGGACTATACATGGAAGACCAAGAGATAGAGGAGATCTCAGTGCAGTTGCTACAGCTGAAGCATGAAATGAGGATGATACTCCCTCCTCCCTGAGAATCTTCAGGGCTCCAAAAACCACAACTTGAAAGCCACCCAAATAAGTAAGAAAAGACTGAGTAGAAACTGAGGCAATAAGCACATATAGTCATGTTTGAGCTTAGATTAAATTAACACTGAGCAAGTACAATTTAGGTTACCTCCAAGTCTCTTAGAGATGACTTTAAGAACTTTATGGTTGGGGGGCACATGGTgagtcagtgggttaagcgtccgacttcggctcaggtcatgatctcacagttcctgggttcaaccccgtgttggactctgtgctgaaagctcagagcctggagcctgcttcggattctgtgtctccctctctctctctgcccctcccctactcacactctgtctgtctctctctctctct
Coding sequences within:
- the QTRT2 gene encoding queuine tRNA-ribosyltransferase accessory subunit 2, which translates into the protein MKLSLTKVVNGCRLGKIKNLGKTGDRTMDIPACLLYTKTGSAPHLTHQTLHAIHGVPAMAQLTLSSLAEHHEVLAEYKEGIGKFIGMPESLLYCSLHDPVSPCPAGYVTNKSVSVWGVGGRVEMTASKFMTIQQALQPDWFQCLSDGEASCEEGTSIKRARKSVDRSLLFLDNCLRLQEESEVLRKSTIIGVIEGGDVMEERLRSARETAKRPVGGFLLDGFQGNPTTLETRLYLLSSVTAELPEDKPRLICGVSRPDEVLECIERGVDLFESFFPYQVTERGCALTFSFDYQPNPEETLSQQNGIQEEIKYTDQTKKIKTTSCNQEITSFEINLKEKKYQEDFDPLVRGCSCYCCKNHTRAYIHHLLVTNELLAGVLLMMHNFEHYFGFFHSIREALRSDRLAQLKELIRRQAS